The DNA region ATCTGGCAGCCCACTCCGGATTTATCTGTATATTTCCGTTATGCCGGTCAGAAATTATATTTCAAGTACCCGCTCCATTCCGGCAGCCGGTCCACGGCCATAACTTTATACACGATTGAAAAGAAACAGGGTATAGTTGACAAATTCAATAAACGCATTGACGAAATAGCAGTCAAGGGTGGTGCAGACCATTCGGATGAGATGGGGTTCCGCTACGCTATGCTATTACACCGCCAGTATGCGCTATTAAATTTAAATAAGGTGAAAGATTGGATTCTGGAGTATCCGGTACATGCAAAGCATCCGGATACTCCCTTTACAGGGAAAACAGGCTCACCCACTGCCGAACAATTCTATCAGCAGATAATAACCTCTCCAATGGCTTATTATATGACAGGCTTAAATGGATTTCCCGGCATTCATTCCATTTCTCACCGCCCGCTTTTCGGTAACTGGATAGAAGATTACCTGGCACTTTACAAACAACTGACCACGGAACAAAAGAAGACCGTAGACGGCCTGATGCTCATATCCGCTTACATCAATACACTGGAAGCGATGAATACCATCCGCACTTCATTAGCGGGAACCGCTAATATGGCAGCAGACGGCTGGGCAGTACCGGGGCAGATGTCTTTCCTCTACCCCGAACACCCGATGGCCAAAGAATGGGCGGATTTCTTTGAAAAAACACTGGAAATATACGGTATCTTCTATACACGTCCTGAAGTAAAGGCCTTCGAATCCAAAGGCGGACGTTGGGTAGAAAGCCTAGGTATCTATAATTGGGCTTTCTTACGTCCTACTTCAGCTACCAATATCGCACTAAAAGAGTTCGATGGCAAAAATCGTTTTGCCGGAAAATACATGGCGCAACGGGGACACTGGATGCTGGACATGATGACCGCTCCCATTCAATACAAAGAAAAGATGGAAAGAAGTTATCCGCCCCATGGTGCTCACGGAGGGGGACGGATTGTTCCACGCTATTGCTCCGTTTACCAGTTGGCAGACTGGATGCAATACTACGATCCACTCTTAGCCGAAAATCTATATTGGACCGGCAAGATGGGTCCGGGTGTTGAAACCAAAGATACACACACCAATTGGGGGGATGTCCATCAGAAACAATACCCTACCCATAACATGGGAACCAATCCGCATTTAAGAAGCACGAAATATACCGGACACGGCATTGTTCTGCGTGCAGGAGTAGACACAGACGAAGAATTGTCCATTCACTTAAACCAAGTGGATAAAGGCCCTAACTATCGTTGGGGGCATCAGGGACAAGGCAACTCCGGCGGACTTTACTTCTATGCAAAAGGTAAAATATATACGGGACATGAAAACGAAGTGGTAGGCGACCATGTACAAAATAACCTGGATGGCATCACTAACTTCGGAGTAATGAAAAACGGAGCTTTCTGTAACATCGGAATGAACGAACTTGTGGCTCCACTTTATGACCTGGATATAGTGCAGCTGGCAGAACTTCGTTCTGCTAAAGGAAAAGACAGTTTTGCCTGGCCGGAATATTTATCACGCAGCATCCTACTGGTAGGTACAGATTACTTCCTACTCTACGACCAGACCGGAACGAACTGGAGAGCAGGTGCCCGTTTCTCTTGGTTCGTTCAGAAAGAAGATGAATTTCCACAAATCGTTTTCTTTGGCAAAAAAGCACGCCCGGATCATTGGACTAAAGGAGAAACCAATCATTCCAAAGGTTTCTACCGGGATGCGGACGGTTCGCTACTGACATTGGTTTCACACAAGAAAGGAGATATCAACGTTCTACATGGGAAAGTAGTGAACCCGGCTTTGCTGGACCATACAAACATTTACGAATTTGTGCCCGAGCAAAAAAATGCACCATCTAATATATTGTATATCAAAGCTCCTCACAGTACCGATGTTATCTTCCGTGATGGAACAGGAATAAGCCATCAGTCAGAAAAGGAATCATTCACCGGAGAGGCTGGTGTAATCCGCCGGATGGATAATGGAACCTTGCAACTTGCTTTAATGAAGGGTACACTCCTTTCTGCCGATGGTTTTTCGATTGAATTGTCGGACGCCGGTACGGCAATTGCCATGACCCACACAAACGCCAACAGTTGCAAAGGACGCTATAAGAGTGATGGAAAAGCCAGGTTAACCCTAAAAGGAATGTCCGGCGGAAAATTATATATCGACGGTATCGCACAACAGGGAACAAGCAATATCTCTTTACCCGCAGGAGAGCATCACATAGAGTATGCACGTGAAGCAACTCCAATGCAAACCGATATTATCGACACAGAATATACTCCTAACGGTACCCTTATTTATCTGGATATACCTGCATCAGCCAAAAAGGTAAAAATAGAAACATCACGGGACAATGGGCAAACATGGACGGAGGTAGGCACAACCACCCGGTCAATATACAAACTTGCTCCGCAACCTGCCGGAAAGATACATGTACGGGCTCTGTCCGTAAATGGAAAACATACGACCGTCTTTGCCCACGAGTATCCGGTTTATACCACTAACCAAGCACCACATTACCCGGAAGGTCTGCACCTGAACTTAGGCAAGGGGAAGGTAGACTTATCATGGGGAAAAGTATTAGGTACACAGAAATATCGTATATACCGGAGAAAGGCCGGTGATAAAGATTTCACACTTATATTTGAAGGTAAAGCTAATCAGTATACAGACATGGAAGCAGCCGGAGTCATCAAAGCATGCCGATTCCCCGGTAAGTTAGACAATCCGACTCTTGACACCGGTTCGTTTACAGTCTATGAATATACAGTTACCACTGTGAACGGGTATGGCGAAAGCGTACAGTCTCCTGTTGCCGATACGCATCCGGCATCCTGGGCCAACTGGTATCCGGATACCGAATTGAAATACAAGCGTACCTCTGCATTCTGGATGGAACCTTATGTACCTGCATTCATGACACCCGAGAAATATTATCCGAACTAACAATATAAAAAATACAAGAAAATATGAAAAGTAAACTATTCACAGCAGCATTGGCTGCGTTGATGCTGTCATCTTGTACTCCTAAAGAGAACGGGTACTTTGACAACCTCCCACAAGAAGCCAACCCTATAGAAATCGGGAATAAAATTACGAATCGGTTTCTGGAGCAAGGACATTCGCAATATGGCAGCCCCTTACGTGTGAACGAACCAAGAACACAAATCACCTATCCGGATGTATGTACTTGGTTAGGAGGACTTTGGTTTGCTCAGGAAACAGATAACAAGGAATTGACAGAACGTCTGAAAGCCCGTTTCGAGCCCTTATTCACCAACGAGGCTTACTTGCAGCCGAAGCCGAATCATGTAGACAATAATGTCTTCGGAGCCGTGCCACTGGAACTCTACCTGCAAACAGGAGAAGAGCGCTATAAAACATTAGGCATGATGTATGCCGACTCTCAATGGGAATTACCAGCCAACTGGAAACTGAAAGAAGGCGAAGAACGTCAAAGCAGTATGTATGGAGACTTCAAAGATGCCGATATCTGCCAACCGGAACAAAAGGAATGGGCCGACAAAGGTTATTCCTGGCAAACTCGTTTTTGGCTGGACGATATGTATATGATCACCACTATCCAGGCGCAGGCCTATCGGGTAACGAACGACCGTAAATATATAGACAGAGCAGCTCGCGAAATGGTGCTTTACCTGGATTCAATACAGCAACCTTCAGGACTGTTCTATCACGCACCAACAGCCCCCTTCTGCTGGGGACGCGGTAATGGTTGGATGGCAGTCGGTATGTCCGAACTGCTCCGGATGCTTCCGCAAGACAATCCGGACAGAACAGAAATCATGAAAGGATATCTGAAAATGATGGAGAAGCTAAAAGATACGCAGGATGAGAATGGTATGTGGAAACAAGTAGTGGATGATATTTCCATGTGGGAAGAAACTTCCGGTTCGGCCATGTTCGCATACGCCATGATTACAGGTGTCAAGAAAGGTTGGTTACCTGCCGAAGAATACGGACCGGTAGCCCGGAACGCCTGGATAGCTTTAACCAAATATGTAAATGAACAGGGAGATGTGGAAGCCGTATGCGAAGGTACCATGCTGGGAGATAATAGTGAACACTACCGCAACCGTAAAGCTTTAACGGGAGATCTCCATGGACAAGCTCCGGTTTTATGGTGCGCCTATGCATTACTTGCCAAATAAAATCACGTTCTTTGCAAAGTAAAAACTAATCTCACAAAACATGAAAAACATAGTATTAATCACCGGATATTCTTTGCTGACAGCCTTTTTCTTGTGCACACCACCACTGTGTGCACAAGAAAAGGTACTCGACCGGATGACACGCAGTGAAGCCCGACAGGAAATCCTCCGACACACCGAAATCAAGGATCATGTTACTTTTTATCATAGTAACGATAAGGATATCTACGTTGTCTATGATCTGGTAAGCTCCGGCAATGAGGAGAAAATGCTTCAAGGCAAAACCATTCTATTAGGTATCCTGGATGCCTTCGAGTCCACCCGGAACCAATCCCGCCCCCTGGAAGTATCTTTCTTTGCCCGCGAGAAATTCTTCGATGCCATACGCATACTTAAAGAAAACAAACTGATGGACGCAGAACTCAGACAACTGTCCGAATCTCTTGTCAGTCAGATGAGTTTCTGCGAAGAACGCGGTCCGAACAACCGGGCAGCAAATTATGCCATGGGAGCACTGGCAACTGCCAGATTATTTCCAAAACACAAAGATGCCAAATTGTGGAAGGCTTATGCCGAAGCCGTATGGAATGACTGGTATGAACCGGGAGACAGTTATGAGCCTGCATATGTAGCTCATAATATTCCCCGCCTGATAGCTTTAGGTGTAAAGCTTGGCAAGCAGAAGGAATTAAAAGGAGATAAACTGAAACAGGTATATTACAAATTCAGAAACCATGTCAGTTCTTCCGGCCTGGTATGTTCTACAGGAGATGGAGAACCGTACGACCAGGAATCCTACGTAAAAGCTTTTGATGCCATTATGGAAGTCTGCCCCGACCCTACTATTTTATGGGCGCTTAAAAAAACGTATCTGGCTGGCAACATGAAAACCGGAAGACTTCCGGAAGAGGCTTTTGAAAAAGCTTATCCCCAATATGCAGGTATGGAAGCCAAAGCCCCGGAACTACAAGCTTCCGTGCAATGCCTTTTCCCTGCCACTTACCAAAGTAAAGATCGTCTGATACTGGCACCTTCACGCAAAGAAGGCGCTCCGTTTGCCCAATTCTGGATTCAGGATGATTGCAATGTCCTCTATCATGGTGGAATTTCCGACACACGTGGCGACCTGATACATTATGAAGTAGACGGCACTATGATCATTGCCGACAGAGGGCGCTATGAATGGCCGGCATGGAACAATACGCTACTGGTTTCCGAACCGGATGCGCAGTATCCTTTCCGTCAGACCACGGGAGTATATTCCGGACGATGGTATCATTCTTCCGCCAATATGCGGGTTACCCGAGGGTATATGCCTTCAAAACGATACACCATCAATTCCCAAAAATCTACCGATGTCCATTATGCACTGACTGACCAGAAGGCTCCTTATGGTTATATGTGGGGAAATCCGGAAGCTGTAGCCGGAAATAACGACCTAATAAACCTGCATGAAATCAGGTTGGAGTTTGCACTACTCCCTACCGAAGGAGAAGAATCAGTCGGTAAGGTATTTCCCGGAAGAACCTGGTTCGGAGGATATGAAAAGCGCAATGTATGCCCTTCGGATGTTCCCGTAGATATTTATATCAGTGACCTGTTCATTGCCGGAGATAAAGGAGAGAAAATACTGGTACCGTTTGATAAACTGACGGACAAGCTATCATTTGGTTTTGTTGCTCCCGACAAAACACAGCAATTCCCTGAAACGGAATTAGCCAAAGAGGATTATGGCATTGTAACCGATGCAGAAACGGGCAAACAGGTATTGCGCATCCGCATGAAGTATGGCCGTACGGTTCTCCGTATTAAAATGAATGAACAAGTTAATGTGAATGAAGATTATAGCCGCATCGGATTATCATATAAATACGTCACTCCCATCAAGGGTTGGACACGAGTACCCATCCTGATAGCCTTCAACGATAACGATATGAAACATAACTTACGCCTGGACCGTCAGCAAGGTGGTATTCTGACTGATGCCAAAGCTGAAAATAAGGCAGCTGACAGTTATGGTTCCGTATCTTATAAAGAAATCTGGACCCACGATTCATCCTGGAAAAGAAGCACTCTTCTGACAGAAGAAGGTTTTCTGATCGTATTGGATGAGTTCCTGCCGGGAAAAGCTGCTGATAAGCTGGTGGCGGGTCCGGTATGGCACGTCCCCTCCGCTCCCCGTTGCGGAAATTCGGATGGGGCTACAGCTGACTGGTTTGATGCTTCCCTGCTACATTACCCTGCACAAGCACGGGCTTTCACTGATAAATACGGTGAAGGAGACAAATGTCTGTTTATTGCTTTCGATGCACCGGCAGGATCGGAAAACGGAATTCAGTATCAGCCTAAACATTGGAAGAATGATGATTATGCAGTTTATAGCAAATGTCCGCTGGAGGCCGGAAAAACCACACGCTGGTTATCTGTCCTGGTGCCTCATTCCAAAGAAACGGATGCTATCAAGTTATCCCAAAACATAAAAATAAAAAATCTGGTAGATAAGGGTTATCAAGTAAATATTCAATGGAAAGAGCAGGGCAAAAGCCCTGTCAAGTTGGAAATAAAGATGGGTAACCGTGACGAATGGGAAGTAATACGCAATTAACAATAGAAGAATCATGAATATAAAATATCATTTCATAGCGAGCTGTTTCGTTCTGTCAGGAGGATTGGCAATGCTGACCGGTTGTAACCCTCCGCAGAGTTTAAAGGAATTTACCGTGGAGAATCCTTTAGATATAAATCGTGAAGACGAAGCACTGGTATTGACACGTGCCCAACTCAATCCGACAGAAAAGCTACTCAACCCTGTGATAACCAACGGACAGGGAGAATATATTCCTTGTCAGCTGGACGACCTCGACGGAGACGGAGAATGGGATGAGTTGGCGTTCGTATATACTTTTTCCCCTTCCGAAAAGACCCGCTTAAAAGTGGAATGGATTGCTCCGGAGAGATATCCGGTATTCGCCCCTCGCACGAATGTCCGCTATGGCAAGATGACCTCCCCCGGAATTATCGAAGAACTGTCCCGGGATGCACACGACAAACACAATCTTCCACGAGGAAGCGAGATGTATCCTTATCAAATGGATGGTCCTGTCTGGGAAAATGATAAAATGGGATTCCGGCAATACTTCGATGGCCGTAACTGTTGCGATGTTTTCGGTAAAAGAATATCTGAAATGGTGCTGGATACAGTAGGAATCAGTCCTGAAGGACATCCGGCAAATACATACCAGGTAGTACGCGAATGGGGATGCGACATTCTGAGTGCAGCCAACTCATTCGGTTTGGGCGGACTTGCCATGCAGACTCCGGATAGCCTGGTACGTATGGGTGTCCCCGCAAGTTATACAGAAGATGTTATCGACTCCACTTACTACGAGCTGGTTACAGAAGGACCGGTCCGCTCCATCATTCGCTTGACATATAAAGGATGGCAAATAGAAAATAACAAGATAGATCTTTGCGAAGAGATCAGTATATGGGCAGGAAAATATGGGTATGAAAAGAGAATCAGCACCACTACCCTACCCGGCAATTACTTCCTGGTGACCGGCATTGTCAATAACCTGAATACGCAACCTTTCACGGAAGAAGAATATGAAGGAAAACAGTATGCCATGCTCACCCATGACAAACAGACCGTAAACGGAAGCTTCTATTTCGGCATGAGTTTATTGATACCTGTTGACAATCTGGTAGAAACCTTCCATACACCGGAAGAAAACGCAGATATTATAAAAACCTGGTGCGTCAAAATGAAACCTGACGCAAACGGACTCTACAATTACCGGGCTTATGCAGCCTGGGAGTTGAGAGACAAACAGTTCCGGGAACGGGAGACATTCATCAACCTGATAGCCCATGAGGCATTATGCATCAATCATCCCATTATCATTCAGCTATGAAGAAGTTACTGATCAGCTGTCTGGTCTTTTTAGGCGGTTTCATTTCAGCTCATGGGCAAATTTATACAGGAGCTGCCTATTATCCGGAACATACCGATAAAGAGCAGGTTGAAAAGGATGCACGCCTCATGGAGGAAGCGCATTTCAACATAGCCCGGATGGGTGACTTCGCCTGGCATAGCATGGAATCTAAAGACGGGGTCTTTACTCTGGCATGGTTAGATCATGCTATCCAGACACTGTCACAGCACGGCATACAATCTCTGTTATGTACCCCTACTGCCGCCATACCCAAATGGATGCACGATGCACACCCCGACATTATGATCATGGGAGCAGACGGCCAGAGAAAGCCCTATGGACGCCGGCGTCATGCCTGTCTCAACAACGAGGATTACCGCCAATACTGCACTCGCATTACACACACCTTGGCAGAACGCTATAAAGACAATAAATCCGTCATCGGATTTCAGATAGACAACGAGCTGGCCACCGAAGAGCCCTATTGCTATTGTCCTGAATGCCTGAAAAAATTCCAGTTATGGCTGAAGAAAAAATATCAGACTATAGAAGCCTTAAATAAGGCCTGGGGAACCGTCTTCTGGAGCGAAACATTAGATAACTTCGAACAGGTATGGTTACCCCGCAGGATGGATAATCCGGGCATTTATCAGGATTATCAACGGTTTTATTCGGATGTGGCATTGGAATTCTTCCGTATGCAGCGGGATGTGGTTAAGGCCGTGGCTCCCGGCATGACAGTGACAACTAATATCGGAGGAAGCGGCTTTGTGACCACCATGAACCTCTATGAACTGGCAGATGAATGCGCTGTCCTGTCATTCGACAATTATCCTGTAAATGTGACTTTGGAACATCTCTATGGGAATGATATCGGACACCCTTTTGATCCTGCCATGACATCTTTTGCCATGCAAATAATACGGGGAGGCAAATCACGGCCTATATGGGTGCCGGAAGCACAGATCGGACGTACGGCCCTTACACAAAAGGAGATCGTAAAAGAGGGATATCCCCGTTTATGGAACCATCAGCAACTGGCTTACGGATGTCGTTTATCCACTTTCTTCCCCTTCCGTTCTTTCGATTCCGGGCACGAGCATCTGATGGCAGGAGTCATGGAATCCGATAACGTAAAGCGAAGTAAATTCTACGAAGCACAACAAACAGCCAAGGAATTACAAGAGATTTACGCCCGGACAGGTGAAATGTTGCCAGTGGCTAAAGCTGCGGTAATCCGTGATTTCCAAGTGGATTGGGCTTTCGAGAATGGCTATACATTCTGCCCCGACCTTAAATACCTGCGTGAAGTATATAAGTACTATCATGCGCTGCGCTCTCAATCAATTATGGCAGATGTTATCTCATCTCAGGCGGATTTGACCGGTTATAGTCTGATCGTAGTGCCTTATCTGGCCATTGCTTCTCCCGATTTTTGCAAACGTCTGGAAGAAGCCGCCCGGCAAGGTGCGACAATTTTGCTAACTTGTATCAGCGGTGTGCGTGATATTCATCTGCATAAAACGGATGCTTTAGTCACCACCCCTCTGCAACAACTGGCAGGCATCGAAGTGAAAGGTCAGGAAGCACTGTTCGGACGAAAAAGTAATACTTTAACTTATGGAAATCAGACCGGGCAGTGCCAGTTCTGGTTCGACCAAATAGAAGTGAAAACAGCTTCTCCGACAGCTTCATTCAGTGGAAATTACTTTAAAGGCTATCCCGCCATTACTTGCAACAAATATGGAAAAGGAATCGTGTACTACGTGGCTACCGTACCTGAACAAAGCATTGTAGACAAACTTATGAAAGAAACTGTCAGTTACTCTTCCATAAAGATTCCGGCTCAATGTAACCATCCGCTGGTAGAGATTGCCGAACTGAAAGATACCAACGGTAAGCAATATATTTATATCATTAATTTCTCAGATAAAGACCAGACTATAGAATTCAAGATTCCGGTTCTGAACATCATGACAGGAAAGAAATATCCTGTATCTGCCTCTGTCAAGGCGATGGATTATTTATTAGTACAAGTAAATCAATAATTTTATACCATGAAAAAGAATTTCATCACATGTGTAAGCTTTTTGAGCATTATGTCGCTCTTTTCTTGTTCGTCAGAAAAAGAATTTAATAGATGGGGAGACAAACTTACCCAATATGTAGTAGAAGAATATATGCCTGCAAAGGACTATATATGGAACTGGAACGAAGCCGTATTCTTGAAATCCGCCGTTGTACGTTGTGAGAATAATATGGATAAAGACTATTTATTTCCATACATACAAACAGCTGTCGACTCCACTTTCGGGGATGCCAACGGTCATCATCCGAATGCTGTTATCTCCGGATTAGGACTGGCCTATCTCGTACAGACCACCGGTGAAAGCCGATACAAAGACAAAGCTTATGAGATTTTCGAACAATACAAAAATATCCCCAGAGCCACCAACGGAGGTGTATCCCACAGAGAAGAAGTGATTGAATTATGGGATGATACCGTATATATGGTAGGTGAGTTCCTGATGCAAATGTACAAACTGACAGGTAACAAAGAGTTCCTTCTGGAAGCCATCTCCCAATTGAAAAAGCATGCGGAGAAACTGGAAGATCCGGAAACCGGTCTCTGGTATCATGGTTGGGACAATGATACGATTCCTTCGCAGGACCCCTGCTGCCAACCCGGTTGGGCGGAAAATCCAAACCGCAGAAACAATGAGTTCTGGGGACGCGGTAATGGTTGGATTCTAATGACTCTGGTAGATTTAATGGAGCTTCTTCCCCAAAATGATGAGAACTATCCGTATCTGGAAGCATCTCTCACACAGAAACTCAATACATTATATCCATTGCAGGATGAAAAGACGGGACACTGGTATCAATTGCCCATCTATCCGGGAGAAGAAGGAAACTTTATAGAAAGCTCAAGTACTGCCATGTATGCCTATGCCGCCGCAAAAGGTATTGCACTGGGAATATTACCCGCTGACAAGTATATGCCTATGATAGACCGTGCTTATGCCGGCTTGGAAGCAAACAGTCTGCAACCTGTAGGGAAGTACCTGAAAATGAAAAACATTTGTGACGGTACTTGTATTGGTGATAAAGATTATTATTACAACAGAGGTATTGTAGATGGACGAGCCTATGCTTTTGGAATAGCTACCATGTTCTATGATCAATACCATCAGCTGACAGCAAAGTAGGTTTTGCCCATTAGCAACATACAAATCAAACAATAGCTGAAGTGCCCTCTGGGACGTGTAAGCAACAGTTCAAGACTGATCCTACCATCAATGCCAATGATGCCTATCATCAATGGCATTGATGGTGGACATCATCGGCATTGATGATAGCCTCTGTCATAGGGGAAGTTCTGTTCATCGATTTGCCTATACCGGCACCCCCCTTACCTCATCTGATTTATAACAGTATCACAATAAGCCCCTCTCCTTCAGCAAGACCGCATAAACTCTGTCAGTGGAGTGTATGCTGTTCATTAAGACAGAAAACATTTTTGAATAACAGCGCACACGTTAGCCCTAAACTTTTCCTAATTCTCCCCTCCTTCGTGCCATTATATGAAAAATGTTTCGTATTTTTGCTCCCAAATTGTGTTAATGTACAACGAAATGAATGTATTAGAACTAAGTGAACAGGAAATCATTCGACGTAATAGTATGAATGAACTTCGCGCGATGGGCATCGATCCCTATCCCGCTGCAGAGTATGTAACCAATGCTT from Bacteroides sp. MSB163 includes:
- a CDS encoding glycoside hydrolase family 88/105 protein; the protein is MKSKLFTAALAALMLSSCTPKENGYFDNLPQEANPIEIGNKITNRFLEQGHSQYGSPLRVNEPRTQITYPDVCTWLGGLWFAQETDNKELTERLKARFEPLFTNEAYLQPKPNHVDNNVFGAVPLELYLQTGEERYKTLGMMYADSQWELPANWKLKEGEERQSSMYGDFKDADICQPEQKEWADKGYSWQTRFWLDDMYMITTIQAQAYRVTNDRKYIDRAAREMVLYLDSIQQPSGLFYHAPTAPFCWGRGNGWMAVGMSELLRMLPQDNPDRTEIMKGYLKMMEKLKDTQDENGMWKQVVDDISMWEETSGSAMFAYAMITGVKKGWLPAEEYGPVARNAWIALTKYVNEQGDVEAVCEGTMLGDNSEHYRNRKALTGDLHGQAPVLWCAYALLAK
- a CDS encoding DUF4861 domain-containing protein, which produces MNIKYHFIASCFVLSGGLAMLTGCNPPQSLKEFTVENPLDINREDEALVLTRAQLNPTEKLLNPVITNGQGEYIPCQLDDLDGDGEWDELAFVYTFSPSEKTRLKVEWIAPERYPVFAPRTNVRYGKMTSPGIIEELSRDAHDKHNLPRGSEMYPYQMDGPVWENDKMGFRQYFDGRNCCDVFGKRISEMVLDTVGISPEGHPANTYQVVREWGCDILSAANSFGLGGLAMQTPDSLVRMGVPASYTEDVIDSTYYELVTEGPVRSIIRLTYKGWQIENNKIDLCEEISIWAGKYGYEKRISTTTLPGNYFLVTGIVNNLNTQPFTEEEYEGKQYAMLTHDKQTVNGSFYFGMSLLIPVDNLVETFHTPEENADIIKTWCVKMKPDANGLYNYRAYAAWELRDKQFRERETFINLIAHEALCINHPIIIQL
- a CDS encoding beta-galactosidase → MKKLLISCLVFLGGFISAHGQIYTGAAYYPEHTDKEQVEKDARLMEEAHFNIARMGDFAWHSMESKDGVFTLAWLDHAIQTLSQHGIQSLLCTPTAAIPKWMHDAHPDIMIMGADGQRKPYGRRRHACLNNEDYRQYCTRITHTLAERYKDNKSVIGFQIDNELATEEPYCYCPECLKKFQLWLKKKYQTIEALNKAWGTVFWSETLDNFEQVWLPRRMDNPGIYQDYQRFYSDVALEFFRMQRDVVKAVAPGMTVTTNIGGSGFVTTMNLYELADECAVLSFDNYPVNVTLEHLYGNDIGHPFDPAMTSFAMQIIRGGKSRPIWVPEAQIGRTALTQKEIVKEGYPRLWNHQQLAYGCRLSTFFPFRSFDSGHEHLMAGVMESDNVKRSKFYEAQQTAKELQEIYARTGEMLPVAKAAVIRDFQVDWAFENGYTFCPDLKYLREVYKYYHALRSQSIMADVISSQADLTGYSLIVVPYLAIASPDFCKRLEEAARQGATILLTCISGVRDIHLHKTDALVTTPLQQLAGIEVKGQEALFGRKSNTLTYGNQTGQCQFWFDQIEVKTASPTASFSGNYFKGYPAITCNKYGKGIVYYVATVPEQSIVDKLMKETVSYSSIKIPAQCNHPLVEIAELKDTNGKQYIYIINFSDKDQTIEFKIPVLNIMTGKKYPVSASVKAMDYLLVQVNQ
- a CDS encoding glycoside hydrolase family 88/105 protein, giving the protein MKKNFITCVSFLSIMSLFSCSSEKEFNRWGDKLTQYVVEEYMPAKDYIWNWNEAVFLKSAVVRCENNMDKDYLFPYIQTAVDSTFGDANGHHPNAVISGLGLAYLVQTTGESRYKDKAYEIFEQYKNIPRATNGGVSHREEVIELWDDTVYMVGEFLMQMYKLTGNKEFLLEAISQLKKHAEKLEDPETGLWYHGWDNDTIPSQDPCCQPGWAENPNRRNNEFWGRGNGWILMTLVDLMELLPQNDENYPYLEASLTQKLNTLYPLQDEKTGHWYQLPIYPGEEGNFIESSSTAMYAYAAAKGIALGILPADKYMPMIDRAYAGLEANSLQPVGKYLKMKNICDGTCIGDKDYYYNRGIVDGRAYAFGIATMFYDQYHQLTAK